The following coding sequences are from one Microbulbifer sp. TB1203 window:
- a CDS encoding TVP38/TMEM64 family protein, with amino-acid sequence MTAKHSLVWIILISILVVAVVLALLFYFDLDERIVAVLQWLESRGWQASLLFILIMAAAIVVLLPGVIFTMGAGFVFGVVKGTLLVVAGTALGSTLAFLIARYLFGPRPSRWLMSHIKPPDLGEIIRDEGWRMVMLTRLVPLFPFKLSNYFFGLTPLRLRDFALGNLIGIIPYSLNNVYLGSIASDLATIGSAPTERTPLQWFFYLMGFVLAVIAVIGLTRMARRALARKIDREDL; translated from the coding sequence ATGACGGCAAAGCATTCCCTCGTGTGGATCATCCTGATCAGTATCCTGGTCGTAGCCGTCGTGTTGGCCCTGCTTTTCTACTTCGATCTGGACGAGCGAATTGTAGCCGTACTACAGTGGCTGGAGAGCCGCGGCTGGCAGGCGAGCCTGTTGTTTATCCTGATCATGGCCGCAGCGATTGTGGTGCTTCTGCCCGGGGTCATTTTCACCATGGGCGCCGGCTTTGTATTCGGCGTGGTGAAGGGTACCCTGCTGGTTGTCGCAGGTACGGCATTGGGTTCGACCCTGGCTTTCCTGATCGCCCGCTACCTGTTCGGCCCGCGGCCGTCGCGCTGGCTGATGTCACATATCAAACCTCCCGACCTCGGCGAGATAATCAGGGACGAGGGCTGGCGCATGGTGATGCTGACCCGGCTGGTGCCTCTCTTTCCGTTCAAGCTCTCCAATTATTTTTTTGGCCTGACGCCGTTGCGCCTGCGGGATTTCGCACTCGGCAACTTGATCGGCATCATTCCTTACAGCCTGAACAATGTCTACCTGGGTTCCATCGCCTCGGACCTCGCCACCATAGGAAGCGCACCCACTGAACGCACACCACTGCAGTGGTTTTTCTACCTCATGGGGTTCGTGCTGGCGGTGATCGCGGTGATCGGGTTGACCCGCATGGCCCGCCGAGCGCTGGCGAGGAAAATTGACCGAGAGGATCTCTGA
- a CDS encoding TorF family putative porin has protein sequence MVIHFDPRVLAPAAVAILFSGAVQSAEEEDASDTSGRYGSVSGSLLLSSNYMFRGISNSNNRPQVRGDLNWSHDVGLYAGIWASNTNFGGPGNSMELDPYIGFAGDVGETPFSYDIGFWSYNYPGSESDLDYQESYLVLTYKVDKFSAKPSFWYSDNYFGKDFLNGVSSFAYDLTLSYEFPLNITLSGVVGRQTFGSSADELDYTYYSLALSRTCGDFSFELSWHDTNGIDPFLADPELADGKVVVGLTRNF, from the coding sequence ATGGTGATACATTTTGATCCCCGCGTTCTTGCTCCGGCAGCTGTGGCGATATTGTTCAGCGGAGCGGTGCAGAGCGCGGAAGAAGAGGACGCCTCTGATACCTCCGGCAGATACGGCAGCGTCAGTGGCAGCCTGTTGCTGTCCAGCAACTACATGTTCCGGGGGATATCCAACTCCAACAACCGCCCTCAGGTCCGCGGTGACCTGAACTGGTCCCATGACGTCGGCTTATACGCGGGCATTTGGGCCTCCAATACGAATTTCGGCGGCCCTGGCAACAGTATGGAACTGGACCCTTATATCGGTTTTGCCGGCGATGTGGGGGAGACGCCTTTCAGCTACGATATCGGCTTCTGGTCCTACAACTACCCGGGCTCTGAATCCGACCTCGACTACCAGGAGTCTTACCTGGTGCTCACCTACAAGGTGGACAAATTCTCCGCCAAACCGAGCTTCTGGTACTCCGATAACTATTTTGGCAAGGATTTTCTCAACGGCGTTTCCTCCTTTGCCTACGACCTGACCTTGAGCTACGAATTCCCTCTGAATATCACGCTTTCCGGGGTGGTGGGGCGGCAGACTTTCGGCTCCAGCGCCGACGAACTCGATTACACCTATTACAGCCTGGCCCTGTCCAGGACGTGTGGCGATTTTTCCTTTGAATTGAGTTGGCACGATACCAACGGAATCGATCCGTTTTTGGCGGACCCGGAGCTCGCGGATGGGAAAGTGGTGGTTGGGTTGACGCGGAATTTTTGA
- the rne gene encoding ribonuclease E yields the protein MKRMLINATQPEEIRVALVDGQWLYDLDIENRTREQKKANIYKGKITRVEPSLEAAFVDYGEERHGFLPLKEISREYFTKQPKDIDGRIKIKDVVKEGMEVIVQIDKEERGNKGAALTTFISLAGRYLVLMPNNPRAGGISRRIEGDERSELRDALSSVDVPSGMGIIVRTAGVGRSGEELQWDLNYLLQLWDAIEKEANSSKAPHFLFRESNVIIRAIRDYMRDDIGEVIVDEKGAYQLAAEFARQVMPAYVSKVKYYEDAIPLFNRYQIEGQIETAFEREVKLPSGGSIVIDVTEALVSIDINSSRATKGGDIEETARNINLEAADEIARQLRLRDMGGLVVIDFIDMQSKSNQREVEKRMEKALSMDRARVQIGRISRFGLLEMSRQRLRPSLGETTFRVCPRCSGQGTIRGTKSLALSILRLVEEEAKKERSAEIRAITPVNVATYLLNEKRKAISQIESRNKTRVVIVPNADMETPHFEVQRLRDDETGTVETSYKISGTIEDTSGKEEEPVRVPAQPAVQQIAHTAPAPTPVAKPAPGLFSRLISAVSELFSGDEDKTKKHKKAKGRGKSYEKQQPRGRSQRGNRGRGGRRREEPREEKREDRREAKRDDSRKGKREDKREEGRVESRVESRETTAERPRGEGQRRRRRRGGGGEDKRRREAQPAVEAEATTQAPAEETKETEERPARRPSNVRGRPQARRRGRRGDNAAAAAVAQDQEELEQEVSEAIDEAESEGKKSASKAAESREAPAQAAGPAAEKREKVEKREDVKAETPAEREPARETAAESTAPAVEEQPAPVEAPQAETAATAAPEKQPEPRPQMVAAAETAEEAPAVEPQVADTETPAATAAETITAPTGRETPTEEELPAAAGVTPAAPQAEAVEETPRGRASNDPRENPQPLQQLAIITEHRDLGLLQPLDTSRPAAIEHNPRPLPRPANDPRVARQETQANDSGSDESAEAS from the coding sequence ATGAAGAGAATGCTAATCAACGCGACTCAGCCGGAAGAGATTCGCGTCGCCCTGGTCGATGGCCAGTGGCTCTACGACCTGGACATCGAAAACCGCACCCGCGAACAGAAAAAGGCCAACATCTACAAGGGTAAAATTACCCGTGTGGAACCCTCCCTCGAAGCCGCGTTTGTCGACTACGGCGAAGAGCGCCACGGCTTCCTGCCGCTGAAAGAAATCTCCCGCGAGTACTTCACCAAACAGCCCAAAGACATAGACGGTCGCATCAAGATCAAGGATGTGGTCAAGGAGGGCATGGAAGTTATCGTGCAGATAGACAAGGAAGAGCGCGGCAACAAAGGCGCGGCGCTGACCACCTTTATCAGCCTCGCCGGCCGCTACCTGGTACTGATGCCAAACAACCCCCGTGCCGGTGGTATCTCCCGCCGCATCGAGGGCGACGAACGCTCCGAACTGCGCGATGCCCTCTCCAGCGTGGACGTCCCCTCCGGCATGGGCATCATCGTGCGCACCGCCGGCGTTGGCCGCAGCGGTGAGGAGCTGCAGTGGGACCTCAACTACCTGCTGCAACTCTGGGACGCCATCGAGAAGGAAGCGAACAGCTCAAAGGCGCCCCACTTCCTGTTCCGCGAGAGCAACGTGATCATCCGCGCGATTCGCGACTATATGCGCGACGATATCGGCGAAGTGATTGTGGATGAAAAAGGTGCCTACCAACTGGCAGCGGAATTCGCCCGCCAGGTGATGCCCGCCTACGTCAGCAAGGTGAAGTATTACGAGGACGCCATTCCTTTGTTCAACCGCTACCAGATCGAAGGCCAGATCGAGACCGCCTTCGAGCGCGAAGTAAAACTGCCTTCCGGCGGCTCCATCGTGATCGATGTCACCGAGGCCCTGGTCTCCATCGACATCAACTCCTCCCGCGCCACCAAGGGCGGCGACATCGAGGAAACGGCGCGCAACATCAACCTGGAAGCCGCGGACGAGATCGCCCGCCAGCTGCGCCTGCGGGATATGGGCGGCCTGGTGGTGATCGACTTTATCGACATGCAGAGCAAATCCAACCAGCGCGAAGTGGAAAAGCGCATGGAGAAAGCACTCAGCATGGACCGCGCGCGGGTGCAGATCGGCCGCATCTCCCGCTTCGGCCTGCTGGAGATGTCCCGCCAGCGCCTGCGCCCGTCCCTGGGTGAGACCACTTTCCGGGTCTGCCCCCGCTGCAGCGGCCAGGGCACCATCCGCGGCACCAAATCCCTCGCGCTGTCCATCCTGCGCCTGGTGGAAGAGGAAGCCAAGAAAGAGCGCAGTGCGGAAATCCGCGCCATCACTCCGGTGAACGTGGCCACCTACCTGCTCAATGAGAAGCGCAAGGCCATCTCCCAGATCGAGTCTCGCAACAAAACCCGCGTGGTGATCGTGCCCAATGCGGATATGGAAACCCCGCACTTCGAAGTACAGCGCCTCCGCGACGACGAAACCGGCACCGTGGAGACCTCCTACAAGATCTCCGGCACCATCGAAGACACCAGCGGCAAGGAAGAAGAACCGGTCCGCGTCCCGGCCCAACCCGCGGTGCAGCAGATCGCGCACACCGCCCCCGCCCCCACGCCGGTGGCCAAACCGGCTCCCGGGCTGTTCAGCCGGTTGATCAGTGCTGTTTCCGAGCTGTTCAGCGGCGATGAGGACAAGACCAAAAAACACAAGAAAGCCAAAGGTCGCGGTAAGAGCTACGAGAAGCAGCAGCCGCGCGGTCGCAGCCAGCGCGGCAACCGCGGTCGGGGTGGCCGCCGCCGGGAAGAGCCCCGCGAGGAAAAACGCGAGGATCGCCGCGAAGCCAAACGCGACGATAGCCGCAAGGGCAAACGTGAGGACAAGCGCGAGGAAGGCCGCGTGGAAAGCCGCGTGGAAAGCCGCGAGACCACGGCCGAGCGCCCCCGCGGTGAGGGCCAGCGCCGCCGCCGTCGCCGTGGGGGCGGCGGTGAAGACAAGCGCCGCCGCGAAGCCCAGCCCGCAGTAGAGGCAGAAGCAACTACCCAGGCTCCAGCGGAGGAAACCAAGGAAACCGAGGAGCGCCCGGCGCGCCGCCCCAGCAATGTTCGCGGACGGCCCCAGGCCCGCCGTCGCGGCCGACGCGGCGACAACGCTGCGGCCGCGGCCGTCGCCCAGGACCAGGAAGAACTGGAGCAGGAGGTGAGCGAGGCTATCGACGAAGCAGAGAGTGAAGGGAAAAAATCCGCGAGCAAAGCCGCTGAAAGCAGAGAGGCTCCCGCCCAGGCCGCCGGTCCGGCTGCGGAGAAACGCGAAAAGGTAGAGAAACGCGAAGATGTAAAAGCCGAGACTCCGGCCGAAAGGGAACCTGCCCGGGAAACCGCCGCAGAAAGCACCGCACCGGCAGTCGAAGAGCAGCCAGCCCCGGTTGAAGCGCCACAAGCGGAAACTGCGGCGACCGCTGCTCCGGAGAAACAGCCCGAGCCGCGCCCGCAGATGGTCGCTGCTGCGGAAACTGCAGAAGAGGCCCCGGCCGTCGAGCCACAGGTAGCAGACACAGAGACCCCCGCGGCTACCGCCGCGGAGACAATCACTGCGCCTACCGGGAGGGAAACCCCGACCGAAGAGGAACTGCCGGCCGCGGCGGGGGTAACCCCGGCTGCCCCGCAAGCAGAAGCTGTGGAGGAAACGCCGCGCGGTCGCGCCAGCAACGATCCGCGGGAAAATCCCCAGCCGCTGCAGCAACTGGCGATCATCACCGAGCACCGCGACCTGGGACTCTTACAACCGCTGGATACTTCCCGACCCGCGGCCATCGAACACAACCCGCGCCCCCTGCCCCGCCCGGCCAACGACCCCCGGGTGGCCCGCCAGGAGACCCAGGCAAACGACAGCGGTAGTGACGAGTCGGCGGAGGCCAGCTGA
- a CDS encoding RluA family pseudouridine synthase, protein MTVPEELAGQRIDNFLQARLKGVPRSRIYRILRKGEVRVNKGRVKAEYRLRAGDVVRVPPVRTADQAPAPVAGDQLRRLVEQSILYDAGGLLVIDKPAGLAVHGGSGVRLGLIEILRQMFPQSPFMELVHRLDRDTSGAIMVARKRSVLLHVQAELRAGRVGKSYLALAAGKWPRGRRLVEAPLRKNTLKSGERMVSVDPSGKDSETRFQVLERFRDATLVSAEPVTGRTHQIRVHAQFVGCPLAGDAKYAPDEVNCVFREQGLKRLFLHSAKVSCSLPGGEKICIEAPLPGELESVLATLRESNSYR, encoded by the coding sequence CTGACCGTGCCGGAGGAGCTGGCAGGCCAGCGGATCGACAATTTCCTGCAGGCGCGCCTAAAGGGCGTGCCGCGCTCGCGCATCTATCGCATTCTGCGCAAGGGCGAGGTGCGGGTGAATAAAGGAAGGGTGAAAGCGGAATACAGGCTGCGGGCGGGGGATGTGGTGAGGGTCCCTCCGGTGCGTACTGCCGACCAGGCCCCCGCGCCGGTTGCCGGTGACCAACTGCGCCGGCTTGTGGAGCAATCCATACTGTACGATGCCGGCGGGCTGTTGGTGATCGACAAGCCGGCGGGGCTGGCGGTACACGGCGGCAGCGGTGTGCGACTGGGGCTGATCGAGATATTGCGACAGATGTTTCCCCAGAGCCCGTTTATGGAGCTGGTGCACCGGCTGGACCGGGATACCAGTGGCGCGATCATGGTCGCGCGCAAACGCTCTGTTCTGTTGCATGTGCAGGCGGAGTTGCGCGCGGGCAGGGTGGGTAAGTCCTATCTGGCCCTGGCGGCGGGAAAGTGGCCGAGGGGGAGGCGCCTGGTGGAGGCGCCCCTGCGCAAGAATACCCTGAAGAGCGGTGAGCGGATGGTGTCGGTCGACCCCTCGGGCAAGGATTCGGAAACCCGGTTTCAGGTGCTGGAACGTTTCCGCGATGCGACTCTGGTGTCCGCTGAGCCAGTCACCGGGCGCACCCACCAGATACGGGTGCACGCCCAGTTTGTTGGCTGTCCGCTGGCCGGTGACGCAAAGTACGCGCCGGATGAGGTGAATTGTGTCTTTCGAGAACAGGGGCTAAAAAGGCTGTTCCTGCATTCGGCGAAGGTGAGTTGTTCCCTCCCCGGGGGTGAAAAGATCTGTATCGAGGCACCTCTGCCGGGGGAGCTGGAGTCCGTTCTGGCAACTCTGCGTGAGAGTAACAGCTATAGATAG